A part of Cotesia glomerata isolate CgM1 linkage group LG4, MPM_Cglom_v2.3, whole genome shotgun sequence genomic DNA contains:
- the LOC123262861 gene encoding nucleosome assembly protein 1-like 1 isoform X2, translating to MTDSERIAEDSDMESIEDGDNNRVSNIIMNRPDLLAALQNRFQIANVIQNLPAPVKRRVKALKQLQLAQVNIEAKFYEEVHALECKYNKMCAELHDKRSNIVSGIYEPTDEEAVWETDNEEDDIANDIKEKVKIEEVKDKDEKETDNVKGIPDFWLTIFKNVAMLDEMVQEHDEPILKHLYDIKVIFLESDPMGFILEFHFEPNEYFSNSVLTKEYLMKCAPEKNDPFSFEGPEIHKSKGCTIDWKKGKNVTVKTIKKNQKHKSRGHVRTVTKTVQNDSFFNFFTPPVVPDDTEVDLDEDMKALLTSDFEIGHYIRERIVPRAVLYYTGEGLEDEGDDYEEDEDDEDNEDDEDDDDEDDDDEYSPNDNKNNKTAV from the exons ATGACTGATTCAGAAAGGATTGCCGAAGACAGCGACATGGAGTCTATTGAAGACGGCGACAACAACCGCGTAAGCAACATTATTATGAATCGTCCAGATTTATTGGCTGCTTTACAAAATCGTTTTCAAATTGCAAACGTTATCCAG AACCTGCCAGCCCCAGTTAAGAGACGCGTGAAAGCCCTTAAACAGCTGCAGCTGGCCCAAGTTAACATAGAGGCCAAATTCTACGAGGAGGTCCATGCTCTTGAATGCAAGTACAACAAAATGTGCGCCGAGCTCCATGACAAGCGCAGCAACATTGTTTCCGGGATTTACGAGCCCACCGATGAGGAGGCTGTTTGGGAGACTGACAATGAAGAGGATGACATCGCTAATGACATCAAGGAAAAGGTCAAGATTGAGGAGGTTAAGGACAAGGATga gaaagaAACTGATAACGTGAAAGGAATTCCTGACTTTTGGctgacaattttcaaaaatgttgcTATGCTCGATGAAATGGTACAGGAGCATGACGAGCCTATTCTAAAACATctttatgatattaaagttattttccTTGAGTCTGATccaatg ggCTTCATCCTAGAATTCCACTTCGAACCCAACGAATACTTCTCAAATTCCGTTTTAACAAAAGAGTACCTCATGAAATGCGCCCCCGAGAAGAACGACCCCTTCAGTTTTGAGGGCCCTGAAATCCACAAGAGCAAGGGCTGCACCATCGACTGGAAGAAAGGCAAGAACGTTACTGTGAAGACCATCAAGAAAAACCAGAAGCACAAGTCACGCGGACATGTTCGCACCGTCACCAAAACTGTCCAGAATGATTCCTTCTTCAACTTTTTCACTCCTCCAGTTG tgcCAGATGATACCGAAGTCGACCTCGACGAAGACATGAAAGCGTTGTTGACAAGTGATTTTGAGATTGGACACTATATCAGAGAGCGTATTGTCCCTCGCGCTGTTTTATATTACACAG gCGAAGGTTTGGAAGACGAAGGCGACGATTATGAAGAAGATGAGGATGATGAAGACAATGAGGACGATGAGGATGACGATGACGAGGATGACGACGACGAATACTCACCTAAcgataacaaaaacaataaaacag CCGTCTGA
- the LOC123262861 gene encoding nucleosome assembly protein 1-like 1 isoform X1 produces MTDSERIAEDSDMESIEDGDNNRVSNIIMNRPDLLAALQNRFQIANVIQNLPAPVKRRVKALKQLQLAQVNIEAKFYEEVHALECKYNKMCAELHDKRSNIVSGIYEPTDEEAVWETDNEEDDIANDIKEKVKIEEVKDKDEKETDNVKGIPDFWLTIFKNVAMLDEMVQEHDEPILKHLYDIKVIFLESDPMGFILEFHFEPNEYFSNSVLTKEYLMKCAPEKNDPFSFEGPEIHKSKGCTIDWKKGKNVTVKTIKKNQKHKSRGHVRTVTKTVQNDSFFNFFTPPVVPDDTEVDLDEDMKALLTSDFEIGHYIRERIVPRAVLYYTGEGLEDEGDDYEEDEDDEDNEDDEDDDDEDDDDEYSPNDNKNNKTGGDQRTAECKQQ; encoded by the exons ATGACTGATTCAGAAAGGATTGCCGAAGACAGCGACATGGAGTCTATTGAAGACGGCGACAACAACCGCGTAAGCAACATTATTATGAATCGTCCAGATTTATTGGCTGCTTTACAAAATCGTTTTCAAATTGCAAACGTTATCCAG AACCTGCCAGCCCCAGTTAAGAGACGCGTGAAAGCCCTTAAACAGCTGCAGCTGGCCCAAGTTAACATAGAGGCCAAATTCTACGAGGAGGTCCATGCTCTTGAATGCAAGTACAACAAAATGTGCGCCGAGCTCCATGACAAGCGCAGCAACATTGTTTCCGGGATTTACGAGCCCACCGATGAGGAGGCTGTTTGGGAGACTGACAATGAAGAGGATGACATCGCTAATGACATCAAGGAAAAGGTCAAGATTGAGGAGGTTAAGGACAAGGATga gaaagaAACTGATAACGTGAAAGGAATTCCTGACTTTTGGctgacaattttcaaaaatgttgcTATGCTCGATGAAATGGTACAGGAGCATGACGAGCCTATTCTAAAACATctttatgatattaaagttattttccTTGAGTCTGATccaatg ggCTTCATCCTAGAATTCCACTTCGAACCCAACGAATACTTCTCAAATTCCGTTTTAACAAAAGAGTACCTCATGAAATGCGCCCCCGAGAAGAACGACCCCTTCAGTTTTGAGGGCCCTGAAATCCACAAGAGCAAGGGCTGCACCATCGACTGGAAGAAAGGCAAGAACGTTACTGTGAAGACCATCAAGAAAAACCAGAAGCACAAGTCACGCGGACATGTTCGCACCGTCACCAAAACTGTCCAGAATGATTCCTTCTTCAACTTTTTCACTCCTCCAGTTG tgcCAGATGATACCGAAGTCGACCTCGACGAAGACATGAAAGCGTTGTTGACAAGTGATTTTGAGATTGGACACTATATCAGAGAGCGTATTGTCCCTCGCGCTGTTTTATATTACACAG gCGAAGGTTTGGAAGACGAAGGCGACGATTATGAAGAAGATGAGGATGATGAAGACAATGAGGACGATGAGGATGACGATGACGAGGATGACGACGACGAATACTCACCTAAcgataacaaaaacaataaaacagGTGGGGATCAAAGAACTGCTGAGTGCAAGCAGCAGTAA
- the LOC123262861 gene encoding nucleosome assembly protein 1-like 1 isoform X3: MESIEDGDNNRVSNIIMNRPDLLAALQNRFQIANVIQNLPAPVKRRVKALKQLQLAQVNIEAKFYEEVHALECKYNKMCAELHDKRSNIVSGIYEPTDEEAVWETDNEEDDIANDIKEKVKIEEVKDKDEKETDNVKGIPDFWLTIFKNVAMLDEMVQEHDEPILKHLYDIKVIFLESDPMGFILEFHFEPNEYFSNSVLTKEYLMKCAPEKNDPFSFEGPEIHKSKGCTIDWKKGKNVTVKTIKKNQKHKSRGHVRTVTKTVQNDSFFNFFTPPVVPDDTEVDLDEDMKALLTSDFEIGHYIRERIVPRAVLYYTGEGLEDEGDDYEEDEDDEDNEDDEDDDDEDDDDEYSPNDNKNNKTGGDQRTAECKQQ, from the exons ATGGAGTCTATTGAAGACGGCGACAACAACCGCGTAAGCAACATTATTATGAATCGTCCAGATTTATTGGCTGCTTTACAAAATCGTTTTCAAATTGCAAACGTTATCCAG AACCTGCCAGCCCCAGTTAAGAGACGCGTGAAAGCCCTTAAACAGCTGCAGCTGGCCCAAGTTAACATAGAGGCCAAATTCTACGAGGAGGTCCATGCTCTTGAATGCAAGTACAACAAAATGTGCGCCGAGCTCCATGACAAGCGCAGCAACATTGTTTCCGGGATTTACGAGCCCACCGATGAGGAGGCTGTTTGGGAGACTGACAATGAAGAGGATGACATCGCTAATGACATCAAGGAAAAGGTCAAGATTGAGGAGGTTAAGGACAAGGATga gaaagaAACTGATAACGTGAAAGGAATTCCTGACTTTTGGctgacaattttcaaaaatgttgcTATGCTCGATGAAATGGTACAGGAGCATGACGAGCCTATTCTAAAACATctttatgatattaaagttattttccTTGAGTCTGATccaatg ggCTTCATCCTAGAATTCCACTTCGAACCCAACGAATACTTCTCAAATTCCGTTTTAACAAAAGAGTACCTCATGAAATGCGCCCCCGAGAAGAACGACCCCTTCAGTTTTGAGGGCCCTGAAATCCACAAGAGCAAGGGCTGCACCATCGACTGGAAGAAAGGCAAGAACGTTACTGTGAAGACCATCAAGAAAAACCAGAAGCACAAGTCACGCGGACATGTTCGCACCGTCACCAAAACTGTCCAGAATGATTCCTTCTTCAACTTTTTCACTCCTCCAGTTG tgcCAGATGATACCGAAGTCGACCTCGACGAAGACATGAAAGCGTTGTTGACAAGTGATTTTGAGATTGGACACTATATCAGAGAGCGTATTGTCCCTCGCGCTGTTTTATATTACACAG gCGAAGGTTTGGAAGACGAAGGCGACGATTATGAAGAAGATGAGGATGATGAAGACAATGAGGACGATGAGGATGACGATGACGAGGATGACGACGACGAATACTCACCTAAcgataacaaaaacaataaaacagGTGGGGATCAAAGAACTGCTGAGTGCAAGCAGCAGTAA